ATTATCAGGAAGACGGCAGCTGTGCTGCTCTGCCTGATAGGGAGCTTTAATACGAGAGTGAAACTGTCCCACAATCGTCTGGAGGTGCGCATTCCGATAAAATCGGTGCGGAATGAACGGCGGAAAAACAAGATCACTCTTCATTAAGTTCTGTCCTGCAGAACGTCTCTATATCAACTGATTAAACAAAAGCGGCTGTGGTCGGCTTAATGGTTAAATCAGAAACATGAGCACGAGGTGGTAGCTGACAAATCATCATAACGGCAGCGGCAACATCTTCTGGTTGCAGAATTTTGGCACGGTGTTCTTTGCTGACGGGAACGGGACGATCATCAAGTATCGGTGTTTCGACTTCACCCGGGTAGATCGTGGAGATACGAATACCACGATCTTTTTCTTCCTGAGCGACGGTTGTTCCGAGTGCAGTCATCGCAAATTTGGAGGCATTATAGGCAACTCCGCCTAACAGGGCTGCGCGAATTCCGGAAATCGAGCAGATATTAATAATCAGGCCGTCTTTTCGCTCTCGCATTTGAGGCAGAACCGCTTGCATGCAGTTGAAAGCCCCTGTGGCGTTGACATTCATCAGGCGATCCCAGTCTTCCGGGGAGACCTGTTCCATGGAACGGTCGCGGCAGTTGATCCCTGCACAGTGGACGAGAATATCAATGTGCCCTGCTGTTGCATGTGCCCAGTTGAAGAAGGTTGTGACACTTTCGCGGTCAGCAACGTCCAGTGCGTGAAAAGCAATTTTGCCTTCTGCCTGTGAAGCGACTTTTTCGAGCGGTTCGAGGCGTCTGCCACCAATAATGACATTGGCGCCTGCCTGTGCGAGACTCAGGGCACAGGCTGCTCCGATGCCTGTGCCTCCCCCGGTGAGGACCACGTTTTTATTCTCTAATCCCGGCATGATTGTGTTTCTCTATCTGGTGTCAGTAATGTGGGTTACGCATTGTTTGCTTGCGAGTATAGGGCTTACCCGGATTTTACGAAATAGAGAAAAGAAAGGAAATGATGTTCTCACGGAAATGGTGCTGAAAATCAGACTTCTTTTTCCGGTGTTTGTACAGGTTTTCGACGTGGGGGGGCGAAAAAAAAGGTGATTAGTACGAGCAGGCCGAATAAGGAGTAGCAGAGGGTGAAGACCCAGGGTTCGGCCTCCATGAACAGCGCGTCGTGGACCCAGGTGGCGATGAAATCGCCTTGATAGCTGGCCTGCCCTGCTTTCTCACGCAGCCATTTTTCCAGTGTCGTTAACGGGCAGATGACTCCCGTTAAAGATTCTGCAACAACGAACAGGATCGAGATCAGGTGGATCACGCGGAACTTGAAATTTCGCACCCAGTTCCAGCCAGAGAATACACCAAGGGTTATCAGAATCTGGCCTAGCAAGACAAACATTACGAATGCGAAATGAATGACCACCGTCGTGTCCGCACCCACGCGGTAGAGAAATTGTGTGTCGTGGAAATTCATTCTATAGTCCGGTTGCGCTGGATTGAAAAGAATTGAGGCGGAATGATGGTTGTCGGGAAATTCGATTGTTTCCCTGTTGTTTTAGAGGCTTCAAAAAGAGGAAATATTCCCCAGATTGAACAACATTATGAAAAAAATTGAGTCCAGGTGACTCAAGATGAGTGAAGTTCTGATGTTTGCATGGTTTGTTCATACACTGCCGGTTTGTGATTCGATATACTACAGCCAGCGTTCCAGAAGTCCCCG
This window of the Gimesia fumaroli genome carries:
- a CDS encoding DUF2784 domain-containing protein, whose protein sequence is MNFHDTQFLYRVGADTTVVIHFAFVMFVLLGQILITLGVFSGWNWVRNFKFRVIHLISILFVVAESLTGVICPLTTLEKWLREKAGQASYQGDFIATWVHDALFMEAEPWVFTLCYSLFGLLVLITFFFAPPRRKPVQTPEKEV
- a CDS encoding SDR family oxidoreductase → MPGLENKNVVLTGGGTGIGAACALSLAQAGANVIIGGRRLEPLEKVASQAEGKIAFHALDVADRESVTTFFNWAHATAGHIDILVHCAGINCRDRSMEQVSPEDWDRLMNVNATGAFNCMQAVLPQMRERKDGLIINICSISGIRAALLGGVAYNASKFAMTALGTTVAQEEKDRGIRISTIYPGEVETPILDDRPVPVSKEHRAKILQPEDVAAAVMMICQLPPRAHVSDLTIKPTTAAFV